The genomic window TGACCTGATAGGGAACTATGTGGAggatgagaaagggaaaagacttgAATTACAcattaaagaaattgaggctcaggtaaaggtgatttgctcaaaatcacaccATCGAATAAGATGTTAAGAACTAGGAATTAAATCCAggtcctgactccaaattcagtgttatatccactgtgccattgtGGATCAGCAGTTCCATAGAATATTCTTTATACCATCACACAGTTTGCcctataaatttgattcattcaGAAACATGGTAGCATGGCAATAGTAGAAGACTTATTCATATGTTTTCAACAAAATGCTTGCACCACTTTGAATACCTTATGCTTCCCCATTTAGTAAGATGAGACTTGGACAAAACAAGAGCCTTGCCTATGGTGGCTCAGCTAGTAATTTTCAAAACCAGACTTTGATGCTAGATCTCCTTTCCAAGTATACTACACTACACTAGATCTGGCCGTTACAGATTAATGATGGCAACAAGCTAGTACACATATGCAAGAGcctaaacaataaaaatagaacaataaaaatTGAACAGAAAAAGTCCCATGTCCTGAATTTCTACTGTCTATTAAGAGGTCCAAAGACTAGATATTTTCTAGTAATTCATTCTCTGCCCTGGTTAATTTTCCTCACATATTAATCAGAAAAACTCTTTCCCTTCACTACCATAGTCAGTTGATGCTCAAACCTGGGCTTTTTGTATACAAATAAATGgcttaataaaaatggaaatatgaggaaggaagcaagcaaaaGGAGCACATAGGATCTTTAATCTTGTTATTGTGGCAGACCCTGAGCCAAAGTACCAATGctaatatttcctttcttctctagaatggctggcaCTATACTTGGAGTGGGTACAGGAGTATTCATCCTAGCACTGCTGTGGGTGTTAGTATTGCTGCTGTGTGTACTATTGTGCAGAGTCTCTGGCCTAGCTAGGTAAGATGTTCTTTCTCTTTAGCAGTtggcaacaaaattattttaattaatgcaATCAAAAGTGAGTTCAATAATGAAGCAGGAGTGAGAGCAGTTAATCTGCCAAAGGAGGGGAagtgtgggggaaggagggaaagagcacCAAGGACTCTGGAGAAATCTGCAGTCTGCACAAGTCCATTTCTATTAATACTGGAGAGCTCAAAGCCCCATTTCCATGTACCACTGCCAGCAATTAATGTCAATAGAATTTTGAATGCAGTTCCAACTGGACCAATCTCTAACCTGGGAATGGCCAGAGCTGAACAAAGCAGGGCAAGAGTATCAAGATACAAAGTAGCAGTATAATTTATTTCAGAGTAAAGAAAGAAGACAATTTGCAAGCAACAAAGTCTTCCCGAGTAGGAGGGCTTAATATGCTGGAGTACAAGCAATGCTTGAATAAATAATGAACCACAAATGGGCTGGAGTATgacataatcatttttaaatcttGAATAGCAGTTTCCCACAGCAGGTCTATGCATGGATAATAAAGGTATTCGTCAGTCCTATGGGAATACTCTGCAAGTTGATTGTTTCACTGTGGGATATAGTACTTAGTTTGGTTCAATTAACTGTTAAGAGGAACAGAGGGATAGTGAGCAAGTCAAAAGATGTGATGGACGGTTCTCATGTCCCTGGAAAATAAGGGGACTAAATCTTCAATGAACACCTGGTACTGGTCAAACCAATACTTTGCCAGAGGATGAGATCCAGAGCATAAAGgacttttgttatcccaaattcaGGGCACAGCTTGCTTGCTGGGCCTTAGCTCTGTAAAATAGAGTGTCTCCAAAATGTTTTGATAGAGTCCTAGGTAAAAGCACTTGAAGTTGAAATTCCTGAACTCATTAAACAGAATTCAGGAGATCATTTTTTAATTAGTGGTAGTTTGAATAAGTTGTATATAGTTTGAATAAGTTGCATTTTAACCTATCATAAACACTATACTATTTATGGTTGTATTAGtacatgagaatttattaaaaaaaaaaaaaaaaacaaccaaccctGCTTTGACTTGAATTGTTAGGGTtattacaatatacatatataatcagagGTAAAACAAAGGTCCCAAACTTGCAACATCAGAAATGTGGATCTTATTAGGAATACTTATAGCTAATACCTATCTAAAACAGGACCAAGAGACTTCAGAAAAATTTCTGAAATTTATCAACTTAGGTGGACAACAGGACCTCTGAGCATTGTTATGGGCTAGAATCTATAATACTGGCTCCTGGGAACAGTCTAAGCCTAACATATTAATGGAAAATGTGAAGAGTACTCacaatatttatgtatttgtctTCCAGGTTCtcagtcatttttgttttccttgctgCTCTGATTATCACAACAGTTCTATTGTTCTTTCCTCGAGCCACTGATATCCCAGCCCCAAAGGTCGAAATGAAGgtaaaattctctttctttttgcctttttaattatGATTCTTAGGTCTTTTCAAAATCTAACAAGATCTTTACTGATGTAGGATTGATTTGTTATATGATATTAGAAAAGCTGTGATGACAgaacaatgaagaagaaaatacagAGGTAGTTTTTAATTCCCCTTCTGCCcattctccaagaaaaataatctatttctGAATTTTAGTCTGTGCTGCTGCCTAGTGAAATTGGTAAATTATCACCATGTGAATTTAGGGAGAGTAGAGGTCTGAGACCATCTAATGTGATAGTGGAACAAAGAGGCCAAAACCATTACTATAGGTTTCAATCAGTGTAACTGGATGATAGTATATTTCAGTGATCAGTGTATGACTTTTGGGATGGATTATAACAAATTATTTCTGCAGGTGTTGCAAGCAATTAGTTATAATCATTTAAATGTTCAAGGAATGTTGGATGCGTGAATATTTACAAAGTGTCCAAATACTTTCACATGAATGCTACAGAGTATTATTTAAGGCTTATCTTATCAAGGACTTTCCTGTTCCTATTAAGTCAAGTAGTCTTAGAGTAGAAAACATCAACCAGGGAATGTAGAATTAAATGATCCTTCTAGAatccttttgggggggggggggggaaatccttCTGGGGATTTTCTAAACTCTTAGTCTTTCAATTCATTAAAACTCTAATTCACCTCAGCTCTAAACGGGAAATAGCTTGTTTGTTTATAAAGGAAAGCCAGAAAGAGATAAGGCCTGGAAGTTATAAACATGTAGGAATTAATGACCTTCGATAACCAAAGATTTTTCGACCTTATATGACAAAGATGTAAAAGTAAAAAACAGTACACTAGCTATCACTTCTGATATTGTTTTCCTCTGTTTTCTAGATTGTGGACAAGTTTTTCATTGGCCGTTATGTTCTACTGGCTTTTCTCAGTATTTTCTTCCTTGGAAGCCTCTTCCTGTTTCTAATTTATCACCTTTTGGAGCCAATCTATGCCAAACCACTTCGGTCATATTGAGGACTATTCAAAGAAATACCATAAACTACTAGTTGAACAGAGCTGCTGCTCAGTTTTGCATGGGCAGCTTCCATTTATTGGATCTGGCATGAATTCCATGAGTATTGGGATTCATCGAAGGAGCTATGGAATTATGCCTGTGGAGATAGATTCTCCCTGAGAAATGGTGATATCCTCATAATCACCTTATATGACTACACATCACTTCCCTTTTATATACCTTAATTTTTCACTTATTTAGAATCAGAAACATGAAGATAACTATTTTGGAGTGAGACATTAAACAAGATAAAATGGaatgatttataggaagaaaaggtTTGCTTGTAGCTGGTAGAGGCCAAA from Sminthopsis crassicaudata isolate SCR6 chromosome 3, ASM4859323v1, whole genome shotgun sequence includes these protein-coding regions:
- the TMEM218 gene encoding transmembrane protein 218 isoform X1; this translates as MLIFPFFSRMAGTILGVGTGVFILALLWVLVLLLCVLLCRVSGLARFSVIFVFLAALIITTVLLFFPRATDIPAPKVEMKIVDKFFIGRYVLLAFLSIFFLGSLFLFLIYHLLEPIYAKPLRSY
- the TMEM218 gene encoding transmembrane protein 218 isoform X2, with translation MAGTILGVGTGVFILALLWVLVLLLCVLLCRVSGLARFSVIFVFLAALIITTVLLFFPRATDIPAPKVEMKIVDKFFIGRYVLLAFLSIFFLGSLFLFLIYHLLEPIYAKPLRSY